One genomic segment of Impatiens glandulifera chromosome 6, dImpGla2.1, whole genome shotgun sequence includes these proteins:
- the LOC124943799 gene encoding subtilisin-like protease SBT4.3, with product MTRSPVVVDFLYFLSVLFVSSVIGISLESLNDQRKVYIVYMGSLPEGEYLARDHHISMMQALGHNKIMADEKLIRSYTRSFNGFAANLNKKELSILRVMRGIVSVFPSQQFQAQTTRSWDYIGMSLKDVSQNPNVESDIIIGHLDAGVRPESHSFSDHGLGPIPTKWKGACLGGKNFTCNKKLIGARFYELLDTSANDLTIGHGTHTASTAAGRAIKNSNFFGIANGTVRGGVPSTRLAVYKVCNSFCDGHNILAGFDDAIADNVDIITISISYNSIQNISDNVISIGSFHAMEKDILTVNAAGNLGSSGFGSTASIEPWIFTIGASADRTINNKFILGNGRTLMSNAVNGFDMSTDKKLVYGRSVSSRCNESFSTQCTLDCIDPHLVNGNILVCDIVITTSSDIFVTAQSVGASGVVVREGEDLIIYGPKIVPMPTAILKNSDFQYVKSYLKSKIVNSARIIKSEIVLNHAPVVPSFSSKGPNTIFPQIFKPDISAPGVNILAANLREKSPSEYASNSKTFHSSYTFMTGTSMACPHVAGAVAYVKSKHLDWSASAIKSSLMTTARNMNFHYNIDDELGHGAGYIDPMKAIHPGLVYETSKEDYFKMFCGLGPEGVKLRKIFRRKKKCMKGIETSPKDLNYPAMTSSVHKNSNFTISFFRTVTNVGHANSTYNAQVSTGDNMVYINVVPNVLSFVNLKEKKSFLVIVTGNWLNQDHVSCSLIWFDGTHKIELNLAMKYEEDLDLLNISHIS from the exons ATGACAAGATCTCCTGTTGTTGTTGATTTCTTATACTTTCTTTCGGTATTGTTTGTTTCATCGGTGATTGGAATATCTCTTGAATCACTTAACGATCAAAGAAAG GTGTACATTGTTTATATGGGGAGTCTTCCTGAAGGAGAATATTTAGCTCGTGACCATCATATTAGCATGATGCAAGCATTAGGCCATAACAAGAT TATGGCCGATGAGAAACTGATAAGAAGCTATACAAGGAGTTTTAATGGTTTTGCTGCCAATCTTAATAAAAAGGAATTATCAATACTTAGAG TCATGCGAGGAATTGTCTCAGTCTTTCCAAGTCAACAATTTCAAGCACAGACCACACGATCTTGGGATTACATTGGTATGTCCTTAAAGGATGTTTCGCAAAATCCAAATGTTGAAAGTGACATCATAATTGGGCATCTTGATGCCGGTGTACGACCCGAGTCACACAGTTTCTCCGACCATGGTTTAGGCCCAATTCCCACAAAATGGAAAGGTGCTTGTCTTGGAGGAAAAAACTTCACCTGCAACAA AAAGCTAATTGGAGCAAGGTTCTATGAATTACTTGATACCTCCGCAAATGATTTAACTATTGGTCATGGGACTCACACGGCCTCTACAGCAGCTGGAAGGGCAATAAAAAATTCCAATTTCTTTGGTATAGCAAATGGAACCGTTAGAGGAGGCGTCCCATCAACAAGGCTAGCTGTGTACAAAGTGTGTAATAGTTTCTGTGACGGCCATAACATATTGGCCGGTTTTGATGACGCCATTGCTGACAACGTCGACATTATTACTATATCAATTAGCTATAATTCTATACAAAACATAAGTGATAATGTTATTTCTATTGGCTCATTTCATGCTATGGAAAAAGACATTTTAACAGTAAATGCAGCAGGAAATCTTGGAAGTTCAGGATTTGGATCAACAGCTAGCATTGAACCATGGATATTCACAATTGGAGCTAGCGCAGACAGAACAATCAACAACAAGTTTATCCTTGGAAATGGTCGCACGCTAATG AGCAATGCTGTGAATGGTTTTGATATGAGCACCGACAAAAAATTAGTATATGGAAGAAGTGTTAGCAGTCGTTGTAATGAATCATTTTCAAC GCAATGCACGCTTGATTGCATAGATCCTCATCTAGTAAATGGAAACATCCTAGTATGTGATATTGTTATTACTACTAGCTCAGATATTTTTGTAACAGCACAAAGTGTTGGTGCGAGTGGTGTTGTTGTTCGAGAGGGTGaagatttaattatatatggtCCTAAGATTGTTCCTATGCCAACCGCGATATTGAAAAACTCTGATTTTCAATATGTTAAATCTTACCTCAAGTCCAAAATAGTGAATTCCGCACGCATAATCAAGAGTGAAATTGTTTTGAATCATGCTCCTGTAGTACCCTCTTTTTCCAGTAAAGGACCCAATACAATTTTTCCACAAATATTTAag CCTGATATAAGTGCGCCTGGGGTAAATATCTTGGCGGCAAACCTTCGAGAGAAGAGCCCTTCGGAGTATGCATCAAATTCTAAAACATTCCATAGTAGTTACACCTTCATGACTGGAACTTCTATGGCATGTCCACATGTTGCTGGTGCAGTTGCCTATGTAAAATCAAAACATCTTGATTGGTCAGCTTCCGCTATTAAATCTTCTCTTATGACTAcgg CTCGAAACATGAATTTCCATTACAATATAGATGATGAACTTGGTCACGGAGCAGGATACATAGATCCAATGAAAGCTATACATCCCGGACTCGTGTACGAGACATCGAAAGAAGACTATTTTAAAATGTTCTGTGGTTTAGGTCCTGAAGGAGTTAagttgagaaagatattcagAAGAAAAAAGAAGTGTATGAAAGGGATCGAAACGTCTCCAAAAGATCTGAATTATCCAGCAATGACATCCTCGGTGCATAAGAACTCAAATTTTACTATTAGTTTCTTCCGAACTGTGACAAACGTTGGACATGCTAATTCTACGTATAATGCACAAGTTAGTACAGGGGATAACATGGTCTATATCAATGTGGTGCCAAACGTTCTCTCTTTTGTAAATTTGAAGGAGAAAAAATCTTTTCTGGTAATTGTTACTGGAAATTGGTTAAATCAAGATCATGTTTCTTGTTCTTTAATCTGGTTTGACGGTACGCACAAG ATAGAGTTGAATCTCGCAATGAAGTACGAGGAGGATCTTGATCTTCTAAATATCTCGCACATAAGTTAA